In Paenibacillus sonchi, the genomic stretch TCTTTTGCACAATTTTATCAAAGTACCAGTTTACCAGATCATATTTATCTTTAAAATTACGATAAAGGGTTTGCCGCGTTGTTCCGCAATGGGCAACGATTTCACTCACCGTTATTTTGTCCAACGGTGTAGTCTTCATTAATTCCTTAACTGCAGTGGCTAAGGCATACTTTGTCCGTTCCTGAAATTCCATAGGTTTGCTCCTTTGCCAAGCCATTTGCTATTGTATATCTGGGCCGCAGTACTTTTCTCTATATTCTTTCGGCGTATAACCATGCTTCGCTTTGAATATCCGGTAAAAATGGGAGCGGTTAGAGAAGCCGAGCTTGTGTACAATGTCGGAAATACTGTCGGTGCTGTGAATCAGCAGAGCTTCCGCCTCCTTCAAGCTGAAAGTTTGACCATATTCAAGTATGCTTGCTCCGGTATTTTTTTTGACAATACGGTTGAGATAGTCAGGGTTATAATTTAGCAGGCTCCCCAGCTCGCCTCGCGAGATATGGCCTTTTCGCTCTTCAAGCAGATAGGATATACGCATAAACAGAAGATCTTCAGGATTGGAGGAAAGGCCCACGCGTTTGGTATTGTATAAAGTCATATCTTCCAGCAGGAAGAACATCCGGGAGAACAGACCTTTCACCATATAGGACCATCCCGGTTTCTGGCTTAATATTTCCATGATTAACTCGTTGATTAAGCGCTGCATCCTGTCCGTGAAACCAGAGTTGGATCTCGTATCATTCATGAAAAAGTTTAAATACTCTTTGCGGTGTTGATCCCTTTTGTTCAAGCTATCCGATATGAACTCATAAACCATGTTGGTATGATTAACAGGCTTGTTGCTCTCCGTATACAGTAAATCGTTTAGAATGACCTCCCTAATGTAATCGTGCGAAATACAAAAATACACCGCGTTGAAATCCGTTGAAAATTCTTCGACATGTCTGGTATTAAGCCCGAGCAAACACACATCGCCACTGCCATAACTGCAACAGGTATCTTCAATGTAATTTAGTACTTCACCGCTGATCACATACATGAATTCAAAGTAATCGTGATTATGGATTGTCCGCCGATTATAGTGGGACTGAAGTTCTTTTTTGGATAAAGAGCGAAGATAATGTTGCCCGGGTATTACTGTATTCACAATTAAAGCCGCATCCTCATTGCTTAAGTCACAATACATGCTGAAAATGCTGTATGGCATGGTAAGATTGTACTGCTCTGGAATAGAGCTGCCTGCATTTTGAACACGCAGTGCCTTATTCCATTGTACCTCTGAAGCGCTTTGAAATTTGATTGAGCTCATAGGACAACCCTTCTTACTTTAGTCTGTTTTTGATACACTTCAAGCGGATTAACGACTGTTATCAGCTTTGAGGTAATCTGCCAGTAGCTTCCGGGTTTTAAAATCAGTGATTCCGTTTAGCTTCAAACTGTCTAAACAAAAATCTGACGCCGCTCAATGTGGCGGCGTCAGACTATTTGCTTGTTTTATTAATCAAGTAGAAACGGTACCGTCCTTTAAAAAAGGCGGATTTTACAGCTTTTACATAGTCCTCAGGAATAGTTGGGACAAGGCCACGGGTTCCGCTTCTAACCTCCACCAGGAAGGACTAATACCGCTGGGCGTTTCTTTATCTTGACAATTCACCGCTTTATAGCCAGAACTTACTTGACAGGCAATCTACTGAATTCCCTCCCACAAAAACTTCAAATTCTCCTTCTTCAATAACATAATTCATACTCATGTCATAGTAGCCCATTGCCTGATAGGGCACTTTAAAGACGACTTCGCTTTCCACTCCTGCCTGCAATGGAATCTTCGCAAAATCAACCAGCTGCTTTACCGGTCGGACCCGCTTCGCCACGATATCGCGGATATAACACTGGATAATCTCATTCCCTTCACGATCTCCGGTATTCCTTACCTTAACGGACACCCTGATCCCTTCCTGCTCCTTACTCACCTGCAGATCAGAATATGCGAATTTGGAATAACTTAAGCCATACCCGAAGG encodes the following:
- a CDS encoding AraC family transcriptional regulator, producing the protein MSSIKFQSASEVQWNKALRVQNAGSSIPEQYNLTMPYSIFSMYCDLSNEDAALIVNTVIPGQHYLRSLSKKELQSHYNRRTIHNHDYFEFMYVISGEVLNYIEDTCCSYGSGDVCLLGLNTRHVEEFSTDFNAVYFCISHDYIREVILNDLLYTESNKPVNHTNMVYEFISDSLNKRDQHRKEYLNFFMNDTRSNSGFTDRMQRLINELIMEILSQKPGWSYMVKGLFSRMFFLLEDMTLYNTKRVGLSSNPEDLLFMRISYLLEERKGHISRGELGSLLNYNPDYLNRIVKKNTGASILEYGQTFSLKEAEALLIHSTDSISDIVHKLGFSNRSHFYRIFKAKHGYTPKEYREKYCGPDIQ
- a CDS encoding fibronectin type III-like domain-contianing protein, producing the protein MSKEQEGIRVSVKVRNTGDREGNEIIQCYIRDIVAKRVRPVKQLVDFAKIPLQAGVESEVVFKVPYQAMGYYDMSMNYVIEEGEFEVFVGGNSVDCLSSKFWL